AGCCGCAGGAAGATTTTCCAGTGTGATTGGGTGAACCGTTGAAATGCAAAACAGCACCTGCATTCAGCGTATATTGATCCCGGAATGCTTCCGGGGACATTCCTTTCGCCCTGGCCAAACGCATCAGTTCCCACGGATTGAGCCGCACTAGATTCCCATGACAGCACGTTCCGGAACGGGAACAGGTCAATGGAAGCGAATCACTGAGAGTTAAGAGTGTGTTTTGCAAAGCGAAAAATAAAGTTTCAAAAGTATATAAATAGTTAGTTGTTCCTGGTATCACAAAATACGGAAATCAACTTCCAGCCGGATCCTTTGTTCTCAAAAATAAATTCTTCAATCCACTGCATATTGGCTCCTTTTTTATAATCCCGGTTCTCTTCCGCTTTCCGTTTGAACAGTTCTTCGTTACCAAGTGATTTATCTGATTCCAGATCATAAAATCCGCCGGTTTCATAGATTTCCAGTACTTTGTCTATTCTCCTTCTCCCAGCCAATGTAAATTTCGGATCGTGGTCTTCATGTCCTTCAATAACTAGTTTTTCGGTTATGTAGTAATCCAACTGCGTATAATCCTTAGCTTCCAAAGCTTTCCCGAAGGCTTCCCAAAATTCCGGGAAATCTTGTATGAAAACCTTGAAGAAGAGCTTTTTACCATAAGCTTTCGGGACATGTGATTTCTTCAAAAATGCAGAATCAGGTGGCAATTTATCATTGATATAAATAATTGCCTCCGGTTCACTTTTATTAATTTCCGGTGTTTTCTTCTTCGTTTCACACCCGCAAAACGGGAGAAAAACAATCAGCAGAACTAAAAAAGGAAAGTTTCTGAACATTTTACAATTTCACCAGCCTCTTCGAATGCCAGATACCGTTTGACTGACAACGAATGATGTAAGTTCCTTTTTCCCAGGAAGCCGTTTGGATGGAAGAAACCGGTACAGACGAACTGTATACTTGTTTTCCTGCCAGGTCATAAATTTCGATCGTTTCCAATGAAGCAGTGCTTTCCACCTGGATCGATTCCGTAAAAGGATTCGGGTAGATAGATACATCCGGGTTGTTTTCCAGATCTTCGACACTCAGGATGCTGTAAATGGTTGGGGCTGTATTCGGAGGAAACGCATTGTCATTTCCTAATTTCACGATGAACATGGAACTTCCCCCGGTACTGAAACCCGGGTCTGAGTGATAGCCGACCAATACCGCGTACCCGTCATTGGTTTGGATGATCTGGTTCATCTGGTCCTGGCCCAAAGCATTGTAGCCGCCTCCGTAACCTGCCCAGAAAAAGGCCGGGTAAAAACAGTTGATCACAAAATCTTCTCCGCCGGCATAGGAATACTGCGGATCATTTCCCTGCGTTACTACAAAATAACGATCACCCGGAGGAGCCGTGTAGTTCACAAATCCGGTATAACGGCTCGGGTATTGCGAATATCCGTCATCGTTTGAAAGGTAGCTTCCGGAAGTGGTGAAGAAAATATGATAGTTGTCGGTATCTGTTTTCCCGACTTTGGTTCCTTCACCCACGCATTTCAGCTGATTGGATACCAATTGAATGTCATTCAGGACATATTCCCCGTTGCTTCCCGTTAAAGTGTCCCAAAGCATGGAACCATCTATGTGGTAATACCCGATGTATGCTTTCGATTTAAGTGAATCTGCCAAATAACCGGTCCCGACAATCGCGAACGTCGTATCCGTAACCATTACGGCTTTATTGAAGTAATCCACTCCGACACCTCCTTGCTGCTGATTCCAGATCTCGTTCCCGTCTTTGTCAATGCGTACAAAATACTGATCAGGAGTTTGCTCCGGATTGGCATCCGTTTCACCGAGCATCACCATACTGGTATCGGGCAATAAAATGGCGTCGTGAATGCGTTCCCAACCACCGTTGTTGTACCATTTTTCCCACAATTTATTCCCCGAAAGATCGGTAAACACCACGTAAGCATCAAATCCATCCGTTGAATTACTGGAAGAGGTTCCAAGGATGTAATACCCGTAATTCGGAACATGGATCACTCTTCTGCCCTCTTCGAATTCCGGTCCGCCGTAAACCTTTGACCAGACATGGAAGCCTTGCTTGTCGAGCTTCATCAAAAATGCCTGCGAAGGCGCGTCTTCAAAACTGGAAGAAGATCCAGTAACGATATAACTGCTGTCCGGCAGCTGGGCTACACCTTCCGCTTTGTCGTATCCGGAACCTCCGAAAACGTGGTAAAATTCGATCTGTCCGTTTGACTCCAAAGCGCAAATCAAACCCAATGAAACGATTATATATTTTAGAATACCCATGACAAACGAATTACTGCTGATTGACCAAATCCTTTTTTAGATACCAGGCCGTAGATGTCGTCCGTACCTAATTGAATGCCTACATTATTTCCGTGATAACCCAGCATCAATCCGCCACGCACGGTAGAAGACCCGCCGAAAGCAACGTTTGCCGATGCTGAAACACGTGGCACGAACCGGTAGAATAATCCTGCAAACCCGGTCGGCACAATCCCGATTGTGGGATAAAAGCGGATTCCGAAGAAACTCTGCAGTTTTTTAGCCGAAGATACATCTACCAATTTCATAATCTGAATATATGCGGGAACCATCACCCAACGTTTTACCTGTTTCTTTTCCACGTTCAGGGAATCGAGCAGGGAGAAATTATCTCCGAACAAATTTCCGCTGTTCTTGATCTGATCCAGGGTAAATCCGCTGTAATGGTAAGTCGAATCCGGAGAATAGCTGGTTTGAGGCTCAAACATATAGGCTGCTCCTAAATTCTGTACTGAAAACTGGAAAGTAGCCGAATCTTTCAGCCACGGAACTTTCAGGTAAAAATCAAAATCAATGGCAAACCCCAGTCCTTTGCTGAATGCTTTCCCGGAGGAATAGGTCATATCGCCATTTAAATGCAGGCTGACAGAATCCATATTCGGATCCTGGGAGAATTGTCCTTTGCGGATGTACCCGCCCAATTGGTTTTGGACATTCACCACGTTTAAAGTCAATGAACTTCCTGTTTTTTTGTGGTAAAACCCGAAACCGGCTTTCTGAAACTGCATTCCCGAAACACGTGTTCCGGTGAGATTCGCCGTATCTGCTCCCAGGTAGCTGTTCCCGTAGAAGCTCAATTTGAAAGCGTCTTTGGTATAATTGATATTCCCGATGGCGTAATATCCTCCTTTCACCAGCCAGGAATATTTCCCGGATTTAAATAAGCTTGAGACACCGGAAACATAAGTCACTTCCCCGGAGGCAAAAGCTCCGATACGGTTATTCCCGCGTGTGGATTTCAAGGTGCGGTCTTTCATTTCCGGATCAATATACCCGCCGAAAGCCAGTGTATTCACGAATTCCTTCCGCATGGAAGTTCCGGTAACATCGAAATTCCCGTTGATAAGCAACCGGTTGCGGTGTAACAAACTATCCCTGAAAACCGGGAAAGTAGATTGACCGAAGGAATTTCCTGCTAAAAATAAGAGCGTGCATGCAAAAAGTAGTTTCTTCATTACAGGTGATTTTCAAGAGTTAGATTCGCACCCAGTTTAAACTTGAAGAATGCATTTGCAGGAATCGGAACCTGTACGTTGGCCCCGCCCGCATTGTAGGTATTCAGTTTCAATTTGATCATACAGTGTTTGACCGAAGCGATGTTATCACAAACGGATTCCGAAACCGGGAAGTAAACCTGGCTTTTCTTTTGCATGATCCCGTTCACCACCGACCCGAAAACGCTTGATTCAATAGCACTTGTTCCGGAAACTACGGCAATAGTCTGGTAATTGGCATCCAGCAGGTAAAGTTCCAGGCTTCCTTCAAACGGGAAAGCATTCATGGCATTCACCCAGATCTGTCCCGATTTTACATTCGTTTTGGTCGGGTCGTTGACTAAGCTTAGTGCAAACGTATCCTGGAAAATCAAATCCGTCAGGCCGACATTCAGCGGGAACATGCCGTTCAGTTTCACGCGCAGCGGGTGTTCATCGTAAATTTCATCCCAACCGCCGGAAACATTTCCCCACGGGTTCATTTGTAACTGAAAGCTCAGTTCATTTTTTGCTCCGTGGTTCTCAATGAACTGTTCAAAATTGCTGTTCCCCGGTGTAAAATGTAAGGTTGTATTGCTCGGAACGATGTTGTTTACATTCGATCCGGTGGCTGCATTGATCGTATTCCAGGTACCGATATTGGGATGGTTCAGCGAAACCGTATTTCCTGCAGCGTTGATGTTTTTAAGTGAATTGATCTTGAATTTCCCGTTTACTTTCAATCCGTTCTCAATAGCCAGGTCGAAAGTCATTGCATCCACATCCAGCAATCCGTCGGTAATGTTATTCATCGCATCGATGGTTGCATAAACGGTATCCGACACCAGCTGGCTTCCGAAATAGCCGCGTGCATAATCCAGTTCCACATCTTTCATAGAGAATCTGAACTTGATTACATCCGAGGTCGTAACATTGACTGTTGGCCCGTCGGGATCGGAAGTAACGGTGAGGAGTGATTGAATACGATTGTAGGAAAGTCCGTACTGTCCGGTCAGATCCAGTTCATACCCGCTCAGATCTACCAGCCCGGTAACTACTCCCGGATTGCTTTGTGTTCCGGCAGGAGCCACAAAATTTTGGGTCAATACGGCCCCGTTTTTTGTAACGCCGGGCAGTTTGATCGTAAAATAGGTTTTCGTTCCTATCGGATTGTATACTTTGAGTTCTATTCCTCCGCCTTTTACCCGGATTTTCTTCAACTGAACATCTCCAATATTCATCGGGTGTTCTTCGATTGTTCCGTTTGTGAAACTGGTTCCCGGTGCCGCCGCAAAATTCAGTGCCATCGGGAATGTACTCTCCACTGTTGTATCCGGAAGTGCCACAAAATCGCTCAATTTAAATTCAAAGAGCGAAGAGTTGATATCCAGGACATAATTGCCGCCCACCACGGTCAGCAGTGAATCTGCCACCAGGTTGGACAATGTCAGGCTATCGTGAACAAGCGGAACTTGCCAGTCCGTATCCCAAACAGCTTTATCGCGCTTCTTACAGGAAGAAACGGCAAGCCCGAGACCAAGTAATACAAAGAGGAGTTTTTTCATGGTATGGTAGAGATGCAAAAATTCAACATTGGTTGGAATTAAACGCGCTCGATAACAGTCGCGTAGCCTTGTCCGACCCCGATGCACATCGTCACCAGCGCATATTTTCCTCCTGTGCGCTGTAATTGGTTTGCAGCAGCCAGTAAAATACGTGATCCGGACATTCCAAGCGGGTGTCCGAGTGCGATTGCTCCTCCGTTCGGGTTAATGCGCGGATCAAAGTCATCCAGACCCATTGTACGGGTACATGCCAGTACTTGTGCAGCAAATGCTTCATTCAATTCCAGAACATCCATTTGATCCAGCGTGAGTCCGGCTCTTTCCAGGGCTTTACGGGAAGCTTCCACCGGCCCGATTCCCATAATCCGTGGTTCAACTCCAGATATTGCCGCAGAAACGATTCGAGCAACCGGTTTCAGGTTATGATCTTTCAATCCGTTGTCTGACGCCAGTAACAAAGCTGCTGCTCCGTCATTCAACCCGGAAGCATTTCCTGCTGTTACCGAACCATCCTTTTTGAAAGCCGGTTTCAAAGCTCCTAAGGTTTCCAGGGTAGTTCCCGGCCTCATAAATTCATCTTTATCGAAAACCAAGGGGTCTTGTTTTTTTCTCGGAATGGAGAGCGCTACAATTTCCTGGGCCAAAATTCCTGCCTGCTGAGCGGCAAAAGCTTTCTCCTGCGACCAAACTGCAAATTTATCCTGGTCTTCGCGGGAAATGTTGTGCAAGTCCGCCAGATTTTCGGCAGTCATTCCCATCGGATCGGTCCCGTAAAGTTCATCCAGTTTCGGATTGATGAATCTCCACCCGAAAGAAGAATCGTACAATTGCTGATCTCTTCCGAAAGGAGTTGAAGATTTGGACAATACCCACGGCCCGCGGGTCATGTGTTCCATTCCACCCGCAACATAAATATCTCCGGCGCCCACCTGGATCGCTCTTGCAGCATTCACAGCCGCCGACATTCCGGATGCACACAAACGGTTTACGGTTTCTCCACCTACTGAAATCGGGTATCCTGCCAAAAGCAATGCCATACGCGCCACGTTGCGGTTATCTTCCCCGGCCTGGTTGGCACATCCCAAAATCACATCTTCAATGGCTTTCGGATCGAGGCCCGGTACTTTTTTCAACAACTCCGCCAAAACGTGTGCTGCTAAATCATCTGCTCTTACCGGAGCTAAAGTTCCTCCGAAATTTCCAATGGCCGTTCTTACACCGGCCACGATATATGCGTTATTTGTCGTCATTAAATCCTTAGTTTAACTTCTTTTCATTTATTCCTTTACGAAATTACGGAATATTCTTTGTCATTCGTTTTCTGTTAAAAGGTTTCTGTACTGTTGATAAGTATTGGATTTGGGAGGGGATCTTTTTTATTAAATTCAACACCCTAAACCAAATTACAAGCTATGAAAAAACCCGTCCCGATGATGGTTGGAATGCTATTCTGTAGTTTTATTTCTTTCTCACAAGTAGAAAGTATGACCCCGGCAGAACTCAGGTACCGTGATTCAATCACCAAGTTGAATCAGAGTAACGCAGCCATTGCTGCAAGCCAGGAAGCTTACAACAAAGGAATTGAGCTTTTCAACCAAAAAAATTACAAGGAGGCTATCGTCTCATTTAACAAATCAGTTGCTTCGGACCCGAATTTTACCGCTGCTCTTTACAACAAAGGTGTGGCAGAAAATGAAGCAGAAATGTACCAGGATGCCGTTACGACATTCACTGCATTAATCGGAAAACAGAAAGGATATTCCAAGGCTTATTTCCAGAGAGGAAGAGGATACCAGGGCCTTTCGGATTATTTAAAGGCTGAAAAGGATTACGAAGAATCCATCAAATTGGATGCAAATAACCCAAAGGCGTACTACAACTACGGAACCTTAAAATTCTTGCAACAAGATTACAATGCTGCCATTAAATACTTTACCAAAAGTATCGAATTGGACCCTAACAGTCCGATGGCCTATAACGACCGCGGAAGCTGTCACCGGATGATGGAAAACTACCCGAAAGCAATTGAGGATTACGAGGCCGCACTACGCAAAAACCCGAACCTGGCTTTCGTATTGAACAATGTAGGAACGACCAAAAAGAAAATGAAGGACTATGCCGGAGCATTGGTCGCGTTTAACCGCGCAATCTCCGTAGATGCCAATTTCTTTTTGGCTTACAACAACCGTGGAGTGACCTTGCTGGAGAAGGGAAGTTTGGATGATGCGATCAAGGATTTTGAAAAAGCCATGCAAATCAACCCGAAATATGCCCCGGCAGCATCCAATTTATCCGGAATTTATTTCAAGCGTAAAGATTTCAAGAAAGCAGAAGACCTGGCAACAAAAGCGATCAACATTGATCCGAATTATGCTTCCGCTTATGTGAACAGAGGAATGGCCCGCGAAATGCTCCGTAAAATGGAGGAAGCTTGCAGCGATTGGAAAAAAGCAAGTGATCTGGGATCTACAGAAGGAAAAACATGTCATTCAGGAAACTGCAGCAACTAAAATCAAAACGATGAAAAAATTATTGACACTAGTCGTTATTGGTTTAACGACAAATCTATTCGGACAAAACGTGGATTTTAAATCTGCCAGTTTTAAAGATGATAAAGAAGGTTTAAAAGCAGCAACAACTGCTATTGAAAAAGGCGATGAATTCTACAAAGTGGGAATGGAAGCCGTTTTTGCTGTGCAGGATTATGGTACGAATTTCAAAAGCGCTTTAAGAGAATACGAAAAAGCACAAAAATTCAATCCCAACAATGCTTTGCTTAATTACAAAATCGGTGTTTGCCATGCCAATTCCACCAACCCGGTTGCGGCCATCCCATACATCAAAACAGCACAAAAATTAGATCCGAAGTGTGATCCTTTCCTGAATTTCTACCTGGGATACACTTCTCAGCTGGAAGGAAAGTACGATGAGGCTTCCAAATATTACATGGTCTTTGAAACGGAATACAAGAAGGCAGATAACTTCATGAAGTTCTTGAATCAACGCCAGAAGCAATGCCTTACAGCCAAGAAATTCGAAGCTGCTCCTGTTCGTTGCTGGGTTGATAATGTTCCGTCATTGAATACGGACAGAGATGAGATCGCTCCATCTATTTCCACGGATGGTTCGGAAATGATCTTAAGTTCTAACAGGCCAAATAGCCATGAACCGAATGCATTGGGAATTTACGATTACGAAATCTACGCTTCCTCTTTGCTGGAAAACTGGTCTACTCCCACCAAATTGCAGGGACCTATCAACTCCAACAATGACGATATTTCCAACTGTTTGTCGTATGACGGAACTAAAATGCTGTTGCACCGCGATGCCGGAGGCCAGACAGATATCTATGAGTCCAAACTGAAAGGAAACGAGTGGTCGGACCCTAAAATCCTGAGTATTTTCATCAGTACGGATAAGAACAACGAACGCTATGCTTCCTACAACGAAGACGGGTGGAAAATCTACTTCAGCCGCGATAATGAAGTGCGTGAAACGGGAGCCGAAGTGATGTTCTCGGGGATGCAGAATAAAATGAAACAGGATTTCATGATCGCTACGATGCTTACGGGTGTAAACTCCAAATTCAATGACGGACCGATCTACATCCACATTGACGGGGAAAGTATGTTCATCGCTTCCGAGGGACACGAAGGAATGGGTGGATACGATATTTTCGTTTCAAAGAAAGTACAGGGTCAGTGGACAACTCCTGTAAACATGGGATATCCGATCAACAGCCCGTATGACGATTTCTTCTTTGCTTCTACTGCAAACGGGAAATTCGCTTATATCTCTTCCAACAGAGCCGGCGGAAAAGGCGGATACGATATTTACAAAGTAACGTTCTGGGGACCGGAGAAAAAACCGATTTCCGAGACAGAAGATTACTTGCTTGCAAGTGTGGTGATGCCGGTAAAAGATCATAACATCGAGAAATCCGTTGAGGTGAAGAAAAAGAGTTTGACGGTATTTAAGGGAATTACGATTGATGCGATTTCCAGAAAACCGGTTGAAGCTCAGATTGAGATTACCGACAACGCTACCGGAAAAGTGATCGAAACATTCACTACCAACTCGGCAACCGGTAAATTCATCATCACGCTGAACTCCGGGAAAAACTACGGTATTGCAGTAAAAGCAACCGGCTACCTCTTCCACTCCGAGAACTTTGACATTCCGGAAGGATCGGCAGACAACCTGGTCAATAAAGTGATCGAATTGAAAAACATCGCTATCGGATCAAAAATTGCACTTCGCAACATCTTCTTTGATGTAAACAAGGCAACGCTTCGCCCGGAATCCAACGCGGAGTTGGAGCGATTGGTTCAATTGATGAAAGACGTTCCGGGATTGAAGATCGAAATTTCAGGACACACGGATAATACCGGTTCTGCAACTTTGAACGAAACACTTTCTCAGCAGCGTGCAGAAGCGGTTGTAGCTTACTTATCCCAAAAAGGAGTTTCTGCCAGCAGAATGACTGCTAAAGGTTACGGTTCTTCCAAACCGATTGCATCCAACAACAGTGAGGACGGGAAACAACAAAACCGCCGGACTGAGTTTGAGATTAAAGGGAATTAATCCTGATAAGCAAAAAACAGTAGGCGCGCGATTAATCGCGCGCCTACTGTTTTTATGAAAGAATCACTTGCGTTTTACCAATAAAACTTCCTGGTTGTCTACCAGTTTGATCCAGTCTGCAGATTGTCTGAAATGCTCGATTTCTGCCTGGAAAAGCGAATCACTGAAAAAAGGATACCACACGTCCTTTGTAGAGAACATGACATATTCCGCATCTTTTACAATCGGGTACATGTAGCAAAAATCACGGTTTGCCAGATGCGGTACCAGGTTTGACTGACAGGAAACAACCGCATCTTCCGGTATCAGTTTGAAAGCCTCGTACACCGGCTTTACTGCGTATTCCTTTTGGTAATGTTTCCCTGAAAGAAAATTGATAGTGACATTCGGCGCATAGAAATAAGGATGGCTCAGCCGTTTATGAGTCATTACCATAGCCAACACGACGTTGATTGTACCGGCTATTCTTTTAAACGATTCTTTTTTGAGTTTATCAATTACTTCAAAAATACCGATCGCAAAAATGGGCGTAAATTCAATGCAATAATGAAACCCCGCGCCCCAGATAGCAGGCACATC
The window above is part of the Fluviicola sp. genome. Proteins encoded here:
- a CDS encoding T9SS type A sorting domain-containing protein, which produces MGILKYIIVSLGLICALESNGQIEFYHVFGGSGYDKAEGVAQLPDSSYIVTGSSSSFEDAPSQAFLMKLDKQGFHVWSKVYGGPEFEEGRRVIHVPNYGYYILGTSSSNSTDGFDAYVVFTDLSGNKLWEKWYNNGGWERIHDAILLPDTSMVMLGETDANPEQTPDQYFVRIDKDGNEIWNQQQGGVGVDYFNKAVMVTDTTFAIVGTGYLADSLKSKAYIGYYHIDGSMLWDTLTGSNGEYVLNDIQLVSNQLKCVGEGTKVGKTDTDNYHIFFTTSGSYLSNDDGYSQYPSRYTGFVNYTAPPGDRYFVVTQGNDPQYSYAGGEDFVINCFYPAFFWAGYGGGYNALGQDQMNQIIQTNDGYAVLVGYHSDPGFSTGGSSMFIVKLGNDNAFPPNTAPTIYSILSVEDLENNPDVSIYPNPFTESIQVESTASLETIEIYDLAGKQVYSSSVPVSSIQTASWEKGTYIIRCQSNGIWHSKRLVKL
- a CDS encoding acetyl-CoA C-acyltransferase, encoding MTTNNAYIVAGVRTAIGNFGGTLAPVRADDLAAHVLAELLKKVPGLDPKAIEDVILGCANQAGEDNRNVARMALLLAGYPISVGGETVNRLCASGMSAAVNAARAIQVGAGDIYVAGGMEHMTRGPWVLSKSSTPFGRDQQLYDSSFGWRFINPKLDELYGTDPMGMTAENLADLHNISREDQDKFAVWSQEKAFAAQQAGILAQEIVALSIPRKKQDPLVFDKDEFMRPGTTLETLGALKPAFKKDGSVTAGNASGLNDGAAALLLASDNGLKDHNLKPVARIVSAAISGVEPRIMGIGPVEASRKALERAGLTLDQMDVLELNEAFAAQVLACTRTMGLDDFDPRINPNGGAIALGHPLGMSGSRILLAAANQLQRTGGKYALVTMCIGVGQGYATVIERV
- a CDS encoding tetratricopeptide repeat protein translates to MKKPVPMMVGMLFCSFISFSQVESMTPAELRYRDSITKLNQSNAAIAASQEAYNKGIELFNQKNYKEAIVSFNKSVASDPNFTAALYNKGVAENEAEMYQDAVTTFTALIGKQKGYSKAYFQRGRGYQGLSDYLKAEKDYEESIKLDANNPKAYYNYGTLKFLQQDYNAAIKYFTKSIELDPNSPMAYNDRGSCHRMMENYPKAIEDYEAALRKNPNLAFVLNNVGTTKKKMKDYAGALVAFNRAISVDANFFLAYNNRGVTLLEKGSLDDAIKDFEKAMQINPKYAPAASNLSGIYFKRKDFKKAEDLATKAINIDPNYASAYVNRGMAREMLRKMEEACSDWKKASDLGSTEGKTCHSGNCSN
- a CDS encoding OmpA family protein → MKKLLTLVVIGLTTNLFGQNVDFKSASFKDDKEGLKAATTAIEKGDEFYKVGMEAVFAVQDYGTNFKSALREYEKAQKFNPNNALLNYKIGVCHANSTNPVAAIPYIKTAQKLDPKCDPFLNFYLGYTSQLEGKYDEASKYYMVFETEYKKADNFMKFLNQRQKQCLTAKKFEAAPVRCWVDNVPSLNTDRDEIAPSISTDGSEMILSSNRPNSHEPNALGIYDYEIYASSLLENWSTPTKLQGPINSNNDDISNCLSYDGTKMLLHRDAGGQTDIYESKLKGNEWSDPKILSIFISTDKNNERYASYNEDGWKIYFSRDNEVRETGAEVMFSGMQNKMKQDFMIATMLTGVNSKFNDGPIYIHIDGESMFIASEGHEGMGGYDIFVSKKVQGQWTTPVNMGYPINSPYDDFFFASTANGKFAYISSNRAGGKGGYDIYKVTFWGPEKKPISETEDYLLASVVMPVKDHNIEKSVEVKKKSLTVFKGITIDAISRKPVEAQIEITDNATGKVIETFTTNSATGKFIITLNSGKNYGIAVKATGYLFHSENFDIPEGSADNLVNKVIELKNIAIGSKIALRNIFFDVNKATLRPESNAELERLVQLMKDVPGLKIEISGHTDNTGSATLNETLSQQRAEAVVAYLSQKGVSASRMTAKGYGSSKPIASNNSEDGKQQNRRTEFEIKGN
- a CDS encoding DUF2079 domain-containing protein; this translates as MADNTKSDLIKYLLFSGMGLLLFRPAYLLMLVPVFFQKLFHDVPAIWGAGFHYCIEFTPIFAIGIFEVIDKLKKESFKRIAGTINVVLAMVMTHKRLSHPYFYAPNVTINFLSGKHYQKEYAVKPVYEAFKLIPEDAVVSCQSNLVPHLANRDFCYMYPIVKDAEYVMFSTKDVWYPFFSDSLFQAEIEHFRQSADWIKLVDNQEVLLVKRK